One Clupea harengus chromosome 12, Ch_v2.0.2, whole genome shotgun sequence DNA segment encodes these proteins:
- the alpk2 gene encoding alpha-protein kinase 2 isoform X2 — MKDMTDLNDTQEDEYGYEYSEFGWTRRLKPTAVTCAPQSESNNVTVGLTTTMTAGHPDPTIIAVSTAHDTCLAQQQSTLTTLSEREPSWATDQIEDSDICTGPPPTDQIEDSDICTGPPPTDTGVEPFCPPVDCSINPTDLLTDTRIVFSTSAVEGDMGHRTPLIESTVDPFIPSASVTSNKNPINSLTNTSMVLHSLPTDCIAPPVHSSMDPTSPCLDIRTDNINSMDPTSTSLHIRTDNINSISTPLDIRTDTINSISTPLDIRTDTINSISTPLDIRTDTINSISTPLDIRTDTINSISTPLDIRTDTINSISTPLDIRTDTINSISTPLDIRTDTINSISTPLDMRTDTINSISTPLDIRTDNINSMDPTSTSLDIRTDSINPYTNNTMNLFSHPIDSNMDPISFTPDTTTVPAIVTHFTDKQDNTVGGDKEKCINCDSLPLIQTTTRVLVEEPQSQCSPDVREHCEVRAICESERWTQMDTRDCGNPEEDSHFEAHTLCQPPEKLAPEEPRGYQEGDTQGGCAVSGDFNTYDVSKRLKGSLTAHRRDSHECEATLEREVLGYCDTHLLMQTAENFMMKAVEISSEGEMMEGSITDGAFVTHPLAHNFQNTVTESHPRSESGNWDQSEAGQSPAPVALGDLADVSTGKEGVTFKPADYDSSNELWLDACQFLAGEENEGSILDEWGHSPSVSSSGEPTHNTKESSFPREAATAVDEPVSGSAFWRPPVERWSSTDSWVSALSDWAPALPAHPEDPFINKSLAEASMAIQDQAAEPKPDGSTQSGQMLTTLPQNLLVLGGHHSTEVRAEVWADSRGQTPDPGLRGCLSTPPQKGTALPSDIGAACDTISGSDALTHPSLSDCSRDMLYGEGCRIQRESLMDLYHKVPSSLQFATKGSGQHYAKQETTPWEVTEVGVSLPVLNIKEEGERSYGSLNISDYSSRSAPAVGREEEGHSKRTPRPATDKGHFTCNLDQTGSLGCTKQENNGSQLPEDKRGFLSQFIMPLAPLYHPCLGNTPQRLTHCSLAGDHLGARGLPKELQTRTNSHGSTHPPVLLPYLQNRLKTHPKLPVVKDIGKHVTRELRAPLDTTDTSTSCDSSSPLNTSSSSDEQAVQADSSFEKCVDQESLCKARVLGKDCTKLLIATGERFAVLEQDRVACLTLDLDYSSYLPQCVGGPKSEKEQIKSANMSHKTLKAALEGKGRFRHKDRSGGPHLTTHASKKQENVHPESQSGSMLADASCEDGVVTVIETIVITEKVSAKAHGKKKKKHHPTTTTGKTEAVPLAEVENGAKQKTTKDKMGSVEPSLHMEGGVKQKAFGAKSKTDTFEAKLAQRSGKGLAKPVTQPKREALLSDISPAQRLLQENAGKPDSKKSDNIRHLTGDKHGVLPSESKQQIPKGSLQPQKGGEVGHKKAYSEVVKERTHTLKQVPQVLEDIQAVPVLNDAQSISLQCQFGTLTASSTVTWTKGGTMLSKNQKGAGDEGQACLTLLKACSKDLGMYRCLLSSLHGSAFSDFHLTSEVLCELLIPTHSTEVEASEVTGDEEDVHCAPLLFRDNFLSEQYFGENQPASIVTEKEHFGEGMHRKAFRATLRAGMASVFTSGHPCVLKVHNSISHGTKNSEELVQRNYGLAVEECHVQNTAREYIKEYNHVAKASKSFGEVPEIIPIYLVHRPSSDIPYATLEEELMGDFVKYSVKDGKEINLKRRDSEAGQKCCSFQHWVYSTTEGNLLVTDMQGVGMKLTDVGISTCRKGYKGFKGNCAASFIDQFKALHQCNRFCELLGLTSLQPKPKRAAPPAKPKPQPAAKKKTFGPTLKGKS; from the exons ATGAAAGACATGACTGACCTAAATGACACACAAGAGGATGAGTATGGATACGAATACTCAGAGTTCGGATGGACCAGAAGGCTCAAACCCACAGCTGTCACTTG TGCCCCACAGAGCGAGTCCAACAATGTGACAGTAGGCTTAACCACAACAATGACAGCAGGTCATCCTGACCCTACCATTATCGCTGTCTCGACGGCCCATGACACGTGCCTTGCCCAGCAACAGTCCACTTTAACGACTCTGAGTGAGAGGGAACCCAGCTGGGCCACAGACCAGATTGAGGACAGTGACATCTGTACTGGTCCTCCTCCCACAGACCAGATTGAGGACAGTGACATCTGTACTGGTCCTCCTCCCACAGACACAGGCGTGGAGCCCTTCTGTCCCCCTGTAGACTGCAGCATTAATCCCACCGACCTTCTCACTGACACCCGCATAGTCTTCAGTACCAGTGCAGTAGAAGGTGACATGGGTCACCGCACCCCACTTATAGAGAGCACAGTGGACCCATTCATCCCTTCTGCTTCTGTAACCAGCAACAAGAACCCAATCAACTCTCTGACCAACACTAGCATGGTTCTTCATTCCCTTCCCACGGACTGCATTGCTCCTCCTGTGCACAGCTCTATGGATCCTACCTCCCCATGTCTAGACATAAGAACAGATAACATCAACTCTATGGATCCCACGTCCACATCTCTACACATAAGAACAGATAACATCAACTCTATCTCCACACCTCTAGACATTAGAACAGATACCATCAACTCTATCTCCACACCTCTAGACATACGAACAGATACCATCAACTCTATCTCCACACCTCTAGACATACGAACAGATACCATCAACTCTATCTCCACACCTCTAGACATACGAACAGATACCATCAACTCTATTTCCACACCTCTAGACATTAGAACAGATACCATCAACTCTATCTCCACACCTCTAGACATTAGAACAGATACCATCAACTCTATCTCCACACCTCTAGACATTAGAACAGATACCATCAACTCTATCTCCACACCTCTAGACATGCGAACAGATACCATCAACTCTATTTCCACACCTCTAGACATTAGAACAGATAACATCAACTCTATGGATCCTACCTCCACATCTCTAGACATAAGAACAGATAGCATCAACCCCTACACAAACAATACCATGAACCTTTTCAGTCATCCCATAGACAGCAATATGGATCCCATATCTTTCACACCTGACACCACAACTGTCCCAGCGATAGTCACTCATTTCACTGACAAACAGGATAACACTGTGGGGGGTGACAAAGAGAAGTGCATCAACTGTGACTCCCTTCCACTGATCCAGACTACAACACGTGTGTTGGTTGAGGAGCCTCAATCTCAATGTTCTCCTGATGTCAGAGAACACTGTGAGGTCAGAGCTATCTGTGAGTCAGAGAGGTGGACACAGATGGACACTCGTGACTGTGGCAATCCAGAGGAAGATAGCCATTTTGAAGCACATACCTTATGTCAGCCTCCAGAGAAGCTGGCGCCAGAGGAACCTCGTGGCTACCAGGAAGGTGACACTCAGGGAGGCTGTGCGGTCAGTGGTGACTTCAACACATACGACGTCTCAAAGCGTCTTAAGGGCTCATTAACAGCACACCGCAGGGATAGCCATGAATGTGAGGCTACATTGGAGCGTGAGGTTTTAGGTTACTGTGACACACATCTCTTGATGCAGACTGCTGAGAATTTCATGATGAAAGCGGTTGAGATTAGCTCTGAAGGTGAAATGATGGAGGGTAGTATTACTGATGGAGCCTTTGTCACACATCCCTTGGCCCATAACTTCCAGAATACAGTGACAGAAAGCCACCCGCGAAGTGAAAGCGGTAACTGGGACCAGTCAGAGGCAGGCCAGAGCCCCGCACCTGTTGCCCTGGGAGACTTAGCTGATGTCTCCACAGGAAAAGAAGGAGTCACTTTCAAGCCAGCAGATTATGACTCGTCTAATGAGTTGTGGTTGGATGCTTGCCAGTTCTTGGCAGGTGAGGAGAATGAGGGGTCTATTTTAGATGAGTGGGGGCATTCTCCCTCTGTGAGCAGCTCTGGTGagccaacacacaacacaaaggagTCAAGTTTCCCAAGGGAAGCAGCCACTGCCGTGGATGAGCCAGTCAGTGGCTCTGCCTTCTGGAGGCCACCTGTTGAGAGATGGTCGTCCACAGACAGCTGGGTTAGTGCACTCTCGGACTGGGCTCCTGCTCTGCCTGCACATCCAGAAGACCCATTCATCAACAAATCGTTGGCAGAGGCCAGCATGGCTATCCAGGACCAGGCAGCGGAACCCAAGCCAGACGGATCAACCCAAAGCGGGCAGATGCTCACTACCCTCCCACAAAATCTGTTGGTTCTTGGTGGACATCACTCAACTGAAGTCAGAGCGGAGGTTTGGGCAGATTCCAGAGGACAGACACCAGACCCAGGATTACGCGGCTGCCTTTCAACTCCCCCGCAGAAGGGTACGGCTTTGCCCAGTGACATAGGGGCTGCCTGCGACACAATCTCAGGGAGTGACGCCCTTACGCACCCAAGCCTATCTGACTGTTCCAGGGACATGCTTTATGGGGAGGGCTGTAGGATTCAGAGAGAGTCTCTGATGGATTTATACCACAAGGTGCCATCTTCCTTACAGTTTGCAACTAAAGGCAGTGGACAACACTATGCTAAG CAAGAGACCACTCCGTGGGAGGTGACAGAAGTCGGTGTGTCCCTGCCCGTCTTGAACATTAAGGAGGAAGGTGAAAGGAGTTATGGCTCTCTGAACATCTCCGATTACTCCAGCCGATCAGCTCCAGCAGTGGGGCGTGAGGAGGAAGGACACAGCAAACGCACGCCTCGCCCGGCCACAGACAAGGGACACTTCACATGCAACTTGGACCAGACAGGGTCACTGGGGTGTACCAAACAAGAAAATAACGGATCTCAGCTGCCGGAGGATAAGAGAGGATTTCTTTCACAGTTTATTATGCCCTTAGCCCCGCTCTACCACCCCTGCCTTGGGAACACTCCCCAGAGACTCACTCACTGCTCTTTGGCAGGGGACCACCTCGGTGCAAGAGGCCTGCCGAAGGAGCTTCAGACTCGGACAAACTCACACGGGAGCACCCATCCCCCTGTCCTTCTTCCGTATCTACAGAATCGTCTGAAGACCCATCCAAAGCTTCCAGTGGTGAAAGATATTGGTAAACATGTGACGCGTGAGCTCAGAGCTCCCCTCGACACCACTGACACTTCCACCAGCTGtgactcttcctctcccttaaacacttcctcttcctctgatgaGCAAGCTGTTCAGGCAGATTCAAGCTTCGAGAAGTGTGTTGACCAAGAGTCCTTGTGCAAGGCGAGAGTCCTTGGCAAAGATTGTACTAAGCTGCTCATAGCCACAGGAGAACGCTTTGCTGTTTTGGAGCAGGACCGTGTGGCCTGCCTCACTCTGGACTTGGACTACAGTTCATATCTTCCTCAGTGTGTTGGAGGACCtaagagtgagaaagaacaAATAAAAAGTGCCAATATGTCTCACAAGACTTTAAAGGCTGCTTTGGAGGGCAAAGGTCGCTTCAGGCACAAGGATAGGTCCGGAGGTCCTCACTTAACAACACACGCCTCCAAGAAACAGGAGAATGTTCATCCTGAGTCTCAAAGCGGCTCTATGTTAGCTGACGCTAGTTGTGAGGATGGCGTGGTGACTGTTATTGAGACCATTGTCATCACAGAGAAAGTCAGCGCCAAAGCTCAtgggaaaaagaagaagaaacaccATCCGACTACTACAACAGGGAAAACAGAAGCAGTGCCACTGGCTGAGGTTGAGAATGGAGCCAAGCAGAAGACAACAAAGGATAAAATGGGCAGTGTTGAACCCTCGTTACACATGGAGGGTGGAGTCAAACAGAAAGCATTTGGGGCAAAGAGCAAGACTGACACTTTTGAGGCTAAGCTGGCTCAGAGGAGTGGAAAAGGCCTGGCCAAACCAGTGACACAGCCAAAGAGAGAGGCTCTGCTCTCTGACATTTCACCAGCTCAGAGATTGCTGCAAGAGAACGCAGGCAAACCAGATAGCAAGAAGAGTGACAACATCAGACACCTCACTGGGGACAAGCATGGGGTGCTCCCCTCTGAATCCAAACAGCAAATACCGAAGGGCTCTCTCCAACCTCAGAAGGGTGGAGAAGTGGGGCATAAGAAGGCCTACAGTGAGGTGGTcaaagagaggacacacacactaaagcaag TCCCTCAGGTGCTGGAGGATATCCAAGCAGTGCCGGTCCTTAATGATGCCCAAAGTATCTCTCTTCAGTGCCAGTTTGGTACCCTCACAGCAAGTTCCACTGTCACCTGGACAAAGGGGGGAACCATGTTGTCAAAGAACCAAAAGGG GGCTGGTGATGAGGGCCAGGCGTGTCTGACCCTGCTGAAGGCCTGCAGTAAGGACCTGGGCATGTACCGCTGCCTGCTCAGCAGCCTTCACGGCTCAGCCTTCTCTGACTTCCACCTCACCTCTGAAG TTCTCTGTGAACTTCTCATCCCAACTCATAGTACTGAAG TGGAGGCCTCTGAAGTCACGGGCGATGAGGAGGATGTGCACTGTGCCCCGCTGCTCTTCAGGGACAACTTCCTGTCAGAGCAGTATTTTGGGGAGAACCAGCCTGCCAGCATTGTGACGGAGAAAGAGCACTTTGGCGAGGGCATGCACCGCAAGGCCTTCCGGGCCACACTAAGGGCCGGCATGGCGTCAGTCTTCACCTCAGGGCACCCGTGTGTCCTGAAGGTGCATAACTCCATCAGCCATGGCACCAAGAACAGTGAGGAACTTGTTCAGAGGAACTACGGCCTGGCTGTGGAG GAATGCCATGTACAGAATACTGCCAGAGAGTATATCAAGGAATACAACCATGTGGCCAAAGCATCTAAGTCGTTTGGAGAAGTTCCTGA AATCATTCCCATCTACCTGGTGCATCGGCCCTCCAGTGATATTCCCTATGCCACCCTGGAGGAGGAGCTTATGGGTGACTTTGTGAAGTACTCAGTGAAGGATGGAAAGGAAATCAACCTTAAGAGGAGGGATTCAGAGGCCGGGCAGAAGTGTTGTTCCTTTCAGCACTGGGTCTACTCCACCACAGAAGGCAACCTGCTGGTGACGGACATGCAAG GAGTTGGCATGAAGCTAACAGATGTTGGCATCTCCACCTGCAGGAAAGG GTATAAGGGCTTCAAAGGGAACTGTGCAGCCTCTTTCATTGACCAGTTCAAAGCCTTGCATCAGTGCAACCGCTTCTGTGAGCTCCTGGGCCTGACGTCTCTGCAGCCCAAGCCCAAAAGGGCCGCTCCTCCGGCCAAGCCCAAGCCCCAGCCTGCTGCCAAGAAAAAGACTTTTGGCCCAACACTGAAAGGAAAGTCCTGA
- the alpk2 gene encoding alpha-protein kinase 2 isoform X1: MKDMTDLNDTQEDEYGYEYSEFGWTRRLKPTAVTCAPQSESNNVTVGLTTTMTAGHPDPTIIAVSTAHDTCLAQQQSTLTTLSEREPSWATDQIEDSDICTGPPPTDQIEDSDICTGPPPTDTGVEPFCPPVDCSINPTDLLTDTRIVFSTSAVEGDMGHRTPLIESTVDPFIPSASVTSNKNPINSLTNTSMVLHSLPTDCIAPPVHSSMDPTSPCLDIRTDNINSMDPTSTSLHIRTDNINSISTPLDIRTDTINSISTPLDIRTDTINSISTPLDIRTDTINSISTPLDIRTDTINSISTPLDIRTDTINSISTPLDIRTDTINSISTPLDIRTDTINSISTPLDMRTDTINSISTPLDIRTDNINSMDPTSTSLDIRTDSINPYTNNTMNLFSHPIDSNMDPISFTPDTTTVPAIVTHFTDKQDNTVGGDKEKCINCDSLPLIQTTTRVLVEEPQSQCSPDVREHCEVRAICESERWTQMDTRDCGNPEEDSHFEAHTLCQPPEKLAPEEPRGYQEGDTQGGCAVSGDFNTYDVSKRLKGSLTAHRRDSHECEATLEREVLGYCDTHLLMQTAENFMMKAVEISSEGEMMEGSITDGAFVTHPLAHNFQNTVTESHPRSESGNWDQSEAGQSPAPVALGDLADVSTGKEGVTFKPADYDSSNELWLDACQFLAGEENEGSILDEWGHSPSVSSSGEPTHNTKESSFPREAATAVDEPVSGSAFWRPPVERWSSTDSWVSALSDWAPALPAHPEDPFINKSLAEASMAIQDQAAEPKPDGSTQSGQMLTTLPQNLLVLGGHHSTEVRAEVWADSRGQTPDPGLRGCLSTPPQKGTALPSDIGAACDTISGSDALTHPSLSDCSRDMLYGEGCRIQRESLMDLYHKVPSSLQFATKGSGQHYAKQETTPWEVTEVGVSLPVLNIKEEGERSYGSLNISDYSSRSAPAVGREEEGHSKRTPRPATDKGHFTCNLDQTGSLGCTKQENNGSQLPEDKRGFLSQFIMPLAPLYHPCLGNTPQRLTHCSLAGDHLGARGLPKELQTRTNSHGSTHPPVLLPYLQNRLKTHPKLPVVKDIGKHVTRELRAPLDTTDTSTSCDSSSPLNTSSSSDEQAVQADSSFEKCVDQESLCKARVLGKDCTKLLIATGERFAVLEQDRVACLTLDLDYSSYLPQCVGGPKSEKEQIKSANMSHKTLKAALEGKGRFRHKDRSGGPHLTTHASKKQENVHPESQSGSMLADASCEDGVVTVIETIVITEKVSAKAHGKKKKKHHPTTTTGKTEAVPLAEVENGAKQKTTKDKMGSVEPSLHMEGGVKQKAFGAKSKTDTFEAKLAQRSGKGLAKPVTQPKREALLSDISPAQRLLQENAGKPDSKKSDNIRHLTGDKHGVLPSESKQQIPKGSLQPQKGGEVGHKKAYSEVVKERTHTLKQVPQVLEDIQAVPVLNDAQSISLQCQFGTLTASSTVTWTKGGTMLSKNQKGAGDEGQACLTLLKACSKDLGMYRCLLSSLHGSAFSDFHLTSEVLCELLIPTHSTEVEASEVTGDEEDVHCAPLLFRDNFLSEQYFGENQPASIVTEKEHFGEGMHRKAFRATLRAGMASVFTSGHPCVLKVHNSISHGTKNSEELVQRNYGLAVEVRHSSHEECHVQNTAREYIKEYNHVAKASKSFGEVPEIIPIYLVHRPSSDIPYATLEEELMGDFVKYSVKDGKEINLKRRDSEAGQKCCSFQHWVYSTTEGNLLVTDMQGVGMKLTDVGISTCRKGYKGFKGNCAASFIDQFKALHQCNRFCELLGLTSLQPKPKRAAPPAKPKPQPAAKKKTFGPTLKGKS; the protein is encoded by the exons ATGAAAGACATGACTGACCTAAATGACACACAAGAGGATGAGTATGGATACGAATACTCAGAGTTCGGATGGACCAGAAGGCTCAAACCCACAGCTGTCACTTG TGCCCCACAGAGCGAGTCCAACAATGTGACAGTAGGCTTAACCACAACAATGACAGCAGGTCATCCTGACCCTACCATTATCGCTGTCTCGACGGCCCATGACACGTGCCTTGCCCAGCAACAGTCCACTTTAACGACTCTGAGTGAGAGGGAACCCAGCTGGGCCACAGACCAGATTGAGGACAGTGACATCTGTACTGGTCCTCCTCCCACAGACCAGATTGAGGACAGTGACATCTGTACTGGTCCTCCTCCCACAGACACAGGCGTGGAGCCCTTCTGTCCCCCTGTAGACTGCAGCATTAATCCCACCGACCTTCTCACTGACACCCGCATAGTCTTCAGTACCAGTGCAGTAGAAGGTGACATGGGTCACCGCACCCCACTTATAGAGAGCACAGTGGACCCATTCATCCCTTCTGCTTCTGTAACCAGCAACAAGAACCCAATCAACTCTCTGACCAACACTAGCATGGTTCTTCATTCCCTTCCCACGGACTGCATTGCTCCTCCTGTGCACAGCTCTATGGATCCTACCTCCCCATGTCTAGACATAAGAACAGATAACATCAACTCTATGGATCCCACGTCCACATCTCTACACATAAGAACAGATAACATCAACTCTATCTCCACACCTCTAGACATTAGAACAGATACCATCAACTCTATCTCCACACCTCTAGACATACGAACAGATACCATCAACTCTATCTCCACACCTCTAGACATACGAACAGATACCATCAACTCTATCTCCACACCTCTAGACATACGAACAGATACCATCAACTCTATTTCCACACCTCTAGACATTAGAACAGATACCATCAACTCTATCTCCACACCTCTAGACATTAGAACAGATACCATCAACTCTATCTCCACACCTCTAGACATTAGAACAGATACCATCAACTCTATCTCCACACCTCTAGACATGCGAACAGATACCATCAACTCTATTTCCACACCTCTAGACATTAGAACAGATAACATCAACTCTATGGATCCTACCTCCACATCTCTAGACATAAGAACAGATAGCATCAACCCCTACACAAACAATACCATGAACCTTTTCAGTCATCCCATAGACAGCAATATGGATCCCATATCTTTCACACCTGACACCACAACTGTCCCAGCGATAGTCACTCATTTCACTGACAAACAGGATAACACTGTGGGGGGTGACAAAGAGAAGTGCATCAACTGTGACTCCCTTCCACTGATCCAGACTACAACACGTGTGTTGGTTGAGGAGCCTCAATCTCAATGTTCTCCTGATGTCAGAGAACACTGTGAGGTCAGAGCTATCTGTGAGTCAGAGAGGTGGACACAGATGGACACTCGTGACTGTGGCAATCCAGAGGAAGATAGCCATTTTGAAGCACATACCTTATGTCAGCCTCCAGAGAAGCTGGCGCCAGAGGAACCTCGTGGCTACCAGGAAGGTGACACTCAGGGAGGCTGTGCGGTCAGTGGTGACTTCAACACATACGACGTCTCAAAGCGTCTTAAGGGCTCATTAACAGCACACCGCAGGGATAGCCATGAATGTGAGGCTACATTGGAGCGTGAGGTTTTAGGTTACTGTGACACACATCTCTTGATGCAGACTGCTGAGAATTTCATGATGAAAGCGGTTGAGATTAGCTCTGAAGGTGAAATGATGGAGGGTAGTATTACTGATGGAGCCTTTGTCACACATCCCTTGGCCCATAACTTCCAGAATACAGTGACAGAAAGCCACCCGCGAAGTGAAAGCGGTAACTGGGACCAGTCAGAGGCAGGCCAGAGCCCCGCACCTGTTGCCCTGGGAGACTTAGCTGATGTCTCCACAGGAAAAGAAGGAGTCACTTTCAAGCCAGCAGATTATGACTCGTCTAATGAGTTGTGGTTGGATGCTTGCCAGTTCTTGGCAGGTGAGGAGAATGAGGGGTCTATTTTAGATGAGTGGGGGCATTCTCCCTCTGTGAGCAGCTCTGGTGagccaacacacaacacaaaggagTCAAGTTTCCCAAGGGAAGCAGCCACTGCCGTGGATGAGCCAGTCAGTGGCTCTGCCTTCTGGAGGCCACCTGTTGAGAGATGGTCGTCCACAGACAGCTGGGTTAGTGCACTCTCGGACTGGGCTCCTGCTCTGCCTGCACATCCAGAAGACCCATTCATCAACAAATCGTTGGCAGAGGCCAGCATGGCTATCCAGGACCAGGCAGCGGAACCCAAGCCAGACGGATCAACCCAAAGCGGGCAGATGCTCACTACCCTCCCACAAAATCTGTTGGTTCTTGGTGGACATCACTCAACTGAAGTCAGAGCGGAGGTTTGGGCAGATTCCAGAGGACAGACACCAGACCCAGGATTACGCGGCTGCCTTTCAACTCCCCCGCAGAAGGGTACGGCTTTGCCCAGTGACATAGGGGCTGCCTGCGACACAATCTCAGGGAGTGACGCCCTTACGCACCCAAGCCTATCTGACTGTTCCAGGGACATGCTTTATGGGGAGGGCTGTAGGATTCAGAGAGAGTCTCTGATGGATTTATACCACAAGGTGCCATCTTCCTTACAGTTTGCAACTAAAGGCAGTGGACAACACTATGCTAAG CAAGAGACCACTCCGTGGGAGGTGACAGAAGTCGGTGTGTCCCTGCCCGTCTTGAACATTAAGGAGGAAGGTGAAAGGAGTTATGGCTCTCTGAACATCTCCGATTACTCCAGCCGATCAGCTCCAGCAGTGGGGCGTGAGGAGGAAGGACACAGCAAACGCACGCCTCGCCCGGCCACAGACAAGGGACACTTCACATGCAACTTGGACCAGACAGGGTCACTGGGGTGTACCAAACAAGAAAATAACGGATCTCAGCTGCCGGAGGATAAGAGAGGATTTCTTTCACAGTTTATTATGCCCTTAGCCCCGCTCTACCACCCCTGCCTTGGGAACACTCCCCAGAGACTCACTCACTGCTCTTTGGCAGGGGACCACCTCGGTGCAAGAGGCCTGCCGAAGGAGCTTCAGACTCGGACAAACTCACACGGGAGCACCCATCCCCCTGTCCTTCTTCCGTATCTACAGAATCGTCTGAAGACCCATCCAAAGCTTCCAGTGGTGAAAGATATTGGTAAACATGTGACGCGTGAGCTCAGAGCTCCCCTCGACACCACTGACACTTCCACCAGCTGtgactcttcctctcccttaaacacttcctcttcctctgatgaGCAAGCTGTTCAGGCAGATTCAAGCTTCGAGAAGTGTGTTGACCAAGAGTCCTTGTGCAAGGCGAGAGTCCTTGGCAAAGATTGTACTAAGCTGCTCATAGCCACAGGAGAACGCTTTGCTGTTTTGGAGCAGGACCGTGTGGCCTGCCTCACTCTGGACTTGGACTACAGTTCATATCTTCCTCAGTGTGTTGGAGGACCtaagagtgagaaagaacaAATAAAAAGTGCCAATATGTCTCACAAGACTTTAAAGGCTGCTTTGGAGGGCAAAGGTCGCTTCAGGCACAAGGATAGGTCCGGAGGTCCTCACTTAACAACACACGCCTCCAAGAAACAGGAGAATGTTCATCCTGAGTCTCAAAGCGGCTCTATGTTAGCTGACGCTAGTTGTGAGGATGGCGTGGTGACTGTTATTGAGACCATTGTCATCACAGAGAAAGTCAGCGCCAAAGCTCAtgggaaaaagaagaagaaacaccATCCGACTACTACAACAGGGAAAACAGAAGCAGTGCCACTGGCTGAGGTTGAGAATGGAGCCAAGCAGAAGACAACAAAGGATAAAATGGGCAGTGTTGAACCCTCGTTACACATGGAGGGTGGAGTCAAACAGAAAGCATTTGGGGCAAAGAGCAAGACTGACACTTTTGAGGCTAAGCTGGCTCAGAGGAGTGGAAAAGGCCTGGCCAAACCAGTGACACAGCCAAAGAGAGAGGCTCTGCTCTCTGACATTTCACCAGCTCAGAGATTGCTGCAAGAGAACGCAGGCAAACCAGATAGCAAGAAGAGTGACAACATCAGACACCTCACTGGGGACAAGCATGGGGTGCTCCCCTCTGAATCCAAACAGCAAATACCGAAGGGCTCTCTCCAACCTCAGAAGGGTGGAGAAGTGGGGCATAAGAAGGCCTACAGTGAGGTGGTcaaagagaggacacacacactaaagcaag TCCCTCAGGTGCTGGAGGATATCCAAGCAGTGCCGGTCCTTAATGATGCCCAAAGTATCTCTCTTCAGTGCCAGTTTGGTACCCTCACAGCAAGTTCCACTGTCACCTGGACAAAGGGGGGAACCATGTTGTCAAAGAACCAAAAGGG GGCTGGTGATGAGGGCCAGGCGTGTCTGACCCTGCTGAAGGCCTGCAGTAAGGACCTGGGCATGTACCGCTGCCTGCTCAGCAGCCTTCACGGCTCAGCCTTCTCTGACTTCCACCTCACCTCTGAAG TTCTCTGTGAACTTCTCATCCCAACTCATAGTACTGAAG TGGAGGCCTCTGAAGTCACGGGCGATGAGGAGGATGTGCACTGTGCCCCGCTGCTCTTCAGGGACAACTTCCTGTCAGAGCAGTATTTTGGGGAGAACCAGCCTGCCAGCATTGTGACGGAGAAAGAGCACTTTGGCGAGGGCATGCACCGCAAGGCCTTCCGGGCCACACTAAGGGCCGGCATGGCGTCAGTCTTCACCTCAGGGCACCCGTGTGTCCTGAAGGTGCATAACTCCATCAGCCATGGCACCAAGAACAGTGAGGAACTTGTTCAGAGGAACTACGGCCTGGCTGTGGAGGTGAGACATAGCAGCCATGAG GAATGCCATGTACAGAATACTGCCAGAGAGTATATCAAGGAATACAACCATGTGGCCAAAGCATCTAAGTCGTTTGGAGAAGTTCCTGA AATCATTCCCATCTACCTGGTGCATCGGCCCTCCAGTGATATTCCCTATGCCACCCTGGAGGAGGAGCTTATGGGTGACTTTGTGAAGTACTCAGTGAAGGATGGAAAGGAAATCAACCTTAAGAGGAGGGATTCAGAGGCCGGGCAGAAGTGTTGTTCCTTTCAGCACTGGGTCTACTCCACCACAGAAGGCAACCTGCTGGTGACGGACATGCAAG GAGTTGGCATGAAGCTAACAGATGTTGGCATCTCCACCTGCAGGAAAGG GTATAAGGGCTTCAAAGGGAACTGTGCAGCCTCTTTCATTGACCAGTTCAAAGCCTTGCATCAGTGCAACCGCTTCTGTGAGCTCCTGGGCCTGACGTCTCTGCAGCCCAAGCCCAAAAGGGCCGCTCCTCCGGCCAAGCCCAAGCCCCAGCCTGCTGCCAAGAAAAAGACTTTTGGCCCAACACTGAAAGGAAAGTCCTGA